The following nucleotide sequence is from Candidatus Thorarchaeota archaeon.
ATCATAGTGAATATTGAACACAAGATGAGCAGTCGACAGGTCGTAGGCACCATGCGTCCAAGTGAAGTCCATCGTGTAGGCACCCTTACCAGTCACATTGGTGGTGTCAACAACCTTGGTATATTCACCAGTACCACTATCGTCAAAGGAACCACTCCCGCCAGCCCAAGTGAACTGAAGTGTTCCACCCGAAACTAGAACATCACTGTCGGTATCGTTGACCTTGAGAATCACAAGTACAAGATCCCCATAGGTCACATTAGTCACCCATGTTCCCACAGCATCTGAGGGATAACTGATGACTATGTCCGATGAGTGGATCACGTTAAAGGCGCGCTTGAAGAATCCAACATTGCGAGTATAGGTATTGGTGCCCGAGTCCTCTGTAAATGCCTGAATCATCCAAGAACCAGCACTTGCATTAGCTCCTGCTAGAGTAAATGTCGGAGAGGTTGCATAGCCTGAACCGTCAACGGTCGCCAAGACCGAATACCAGCTGGAACCACTGGGATCGAACACGGTAATGTTGACCACTGAGTTCGTGTAAGACATGCCAACATTGACCCGGACTTGCGTTGTATCGTCGGCACGGAAGGAAATGGTGCGTGTCCAGCTTGACGTGCTTGGATCCTTGACCTCAATATCAGTGATCATGTTCGGGGCCGTACTTAGGATTCGCCAGTAACCATACCTCCCTGCTTCAGTGGTCACCTGATAGGCTGACACATTGAGATACCCATCACCGGGATCTCCACCAGACCAGCCAGTCGTGAGATTGGTCGCGGGATCTAAGGGTCGAGCAACTGAATAGACATCACGATTGAGGGGTATTGTCTGATTGAAGAAATATCGATTCGAGTAGCCAGTCGGAATATCTGCAAGATAGAATGTTGAGAAAGAGGCATCAGTACCATTTTGAACCGTGTAGGATTCCCCATATGCTGTAGGATTGATATCATAGACCGTTCGAGTGCCAGTGCGCCGAGCAAAGGTGTTGACTGCAATATCGAACTCCACCTGAATAAACCTGTTCGGATCAGGTGTCGAGGGAGTCGGAGCCCACGTAAAGTTCAACTTGACAGGATTTGTGGTCCAAGGTGATGCGGGCGTTTGGTAGATGTGGCCATTTCCCCAGCCTGCATCAGTGGTGACATCTTCACCGTTCATCTTTAGATTGACATTTGCAGGCGTGGCAAGCGTCTTGAGATACAAGCGGACATTATCAAACTTGGCAGTAGGTCCAATCTCGGGATCATAACCGACATTCTGTTTACTCCAGAGCCCGATCTCAATATCTACAGTCGTGAGTGAGAAGATATCAGTGGGGACACTCACAAGACCTGAATCAAACCAAGTCCGTTCCGCAGCAATGTCATCAAAGACAAGCTGCCAGACCATAGACCCTTCCACACGTGCATAGACTGCAAAGGATCCAGTCATATTATAGTGCGTATCATCTTTGGTCTGAGCCCAATAATCCAGTCTCAGACCCGCCCATACAACAGAGCCTCGATCAACGGTCATGGACTGAGAGGCATATGCAAAATCCCCGTTATCATAGTAATAGGGTGCACTTCCAGAGTTGCTGCTGATCTCAACATCAATACAGCCACCACCAGAAGCATCACCGGTGGAATTGTAGGAGGAAATGGGAGTACTATATGAACCAGCGTCCGTGTTGCCTAGGGACCAGTTGCCAGTACCAATCGCAGTTGAGAAGTCGTCATTCTTGATCCATGTGCGATTCTCCGTCAGTCCGGTGATTGTGGCCTCTGTATAGTACGCTTCCCAGTCGGTGCCTGTAGGTACATCTACTGACACATCTGTTGTCGTACCATTGGTAAGGTATTTCATCGATTGGTCCTGTAGACGATCGGTCCGGTTGCCATATTCACCACCCTGAAGATATTCGGACGTTCCACTCCACTCGACCCAGCCCTGATCGGTCAAGACAAATTCATGAAGCTCTTCACCGGGACCAAGCTTAATTTGTTGACCATCACCGATATCGACCACTCGCGAGCCAGTAGTACTATCAGTGGGACTCGGACCAGTCGTGGATAAGGGACTGGTGACAATCGCGGCCTGTAAGACAAACAGGGTCAGCGCAAATGCAACAAATGCCATGGGAACAAGTCTTCGACGCACATTCATTATTCCATTCCTCCTTCCTTGAGCTGGTCGAGTAAGGCATCTATCTCCGCCTTAGTCAGATTTTGTGCTTGCTCAACTAAGATATCGACCTCAGACTCATCTATCCCAAGTGATAGAAGCTGTTCTCTAAGATGAGCCAACTCATCCTCCGTGAGCTTCCGAGTCAGCTCCTCCGGAGGCACCTCCTCGGCCGCTTCGGCAAGATCACGAGCACGTCTTGCCCGCTCTTGTCGAATGACCTCCTGAACGAAGCCCGCACGTTCACTGGGCCTCATCTTTTCAAGGTCGGTTCGTAGAGTCTCTAGGTCCTTCTCCGTCAATCCCACTATTGCGGCCAGCTCTTCGAGTAATGCCTCAACATCAAGAGCCGAGATATCGACCGTCGATAGCGCGACATCCTCCATTGTCTTGGTGATACGCACAGAGGCAAGATCCGCATTCATCTCGTCTAGAAGCATCTCTCTTCGTGTGCGGACCTTCGGTTTCTCAGGAACACCACCCTTCCGGACCTTCTTCCACATCGCAATGATAATCCGTAACATCTTCGGAACTGAGAGAACCTTGATGTACAACGCACCGAAACCGCTCAGCAGAAAAATCGCAGCGGCAAGCCATCCAATTCCTGTGTAGAGCGATTGCTGCTCTGGAGTCATGATTGTATAGACCGCAAGAGAATATTCGGAGGTGGCGTAATCAGATTTTGAGAGTACTATATTGATATCAAACGCCTTGATACCGTGACCAACAAACCCGAACTCGTAAGTACCATTACCAAAGTCGCGTGTGAGTTCAGGTACTGCATCAGCAGTGGTATCAGCAGTGCTGTTCATCGCACCCGGGATCGCAACATTATGATCCTCATCCCAATAGGTCACCCGAACTACGAACTCCTCCCCATCATAGAGAGTGACTGGTGGTGGAGTGACCAACAGCTTTGTTCGAATTGTCCGGATAGTCAGACTCACTTGGGAGGTCGCCGCGGAATAGTTGCCTTTCGTGAGGGAGATTCGTATGAGATACGGTGTTGATCGTATCGAAAGGCGACTTGCCTCGGTTTCTGTGGGACCGAACCGATACGACCCATTCGCTAAGGGGGTCAATGAGACCGCCCCAAACTCCCAGATCGCTGCTGCTGTTGCACCTGTAATTAGCTGACCTGTCAGGGTGTCGCGGAATGTAAACAGGATCGTATAGTCATCTCCAACAGGGAAATCGATCTCATATGGTCCTTCAAGTGCTGTAGGCCGCGGCCTGACAACAAGTTTGACTAAGGTAAAACCGGATTTGTGTCTCGGCTTCTGGAAGGACACAAAGACATCATATCCAAGTGGACCAGCGCTCACACTTGTCGAATCGATTGACAAGACATAGGTGCCATTATTCAGGTCTTCAAGAACACCAGTTATGCTACCAAGCTCGAACGACGCGGTCGAACCGTTAATACCTTGGTTATTGTAATCATCCCAGAAGACAAAGGTAAAAGTGGCATTTGTCCCATAATAGACTTCCACCAGTGCATCATAGACGATGACCCTTGTTGGAATCGATTCCACAGTGAGAAGGAATTGGGTCGTAGCCGGAGTATGAGCAGACTTTGAACTGGAAACAGTAATGACCCAATTCTGAACATCAAGAGCACTAGTATCAATGAGGGCTGTATAGTAACCAGGTTCAACAGCTGGGCTGAGGTTGCCAATTAATGGACCAACACCATATACAACAGTCGCATCGACTACTGGTGCATTGAGATCTGTGTTGTTCAAGTAGACTGTAATATTGATCATATCACCGTAGACTGCGGAGATCTTCGAAATACTGTGATATGGCATCATATCCGTTGAGATCTCGCGCACCTCGAGAGATACTTGGGTACTTGAGCTTCTGTAATTAGTAGAGACCGCCTGCACAAGTACTTGATAGTTACCCACAGGTACATCTGTAACTGTAAGAGTTCCCAAATACTTGCCCTGCGAAGCGTTCCAAGTGAGAGTCCCATTTCCGCCAGACCAACTGAAGACAAGAGTCCCAACGGAAATAACACTACCATTACTTGCCAGTGCATAGACAGCCTCTACTGCAATAGTCTGACCATTTACAACACTTAGTGAACTGAGCGCCAGAGAGATAGTTGCAGGCACTTTACCTAATCGGAATTCAACATCCATATCTCGAACTTCGTGATTGGTCTTTGTGAAGTGCAAAGACACAGTGTATACTCCTGCATTGTAGGTCTTTGAGGGCACAGTGACGTTGTAAAGGCCGCCGCCAACATCGGTCATAGAATAATTATCCCCATGAATCTGGATATTCACCGTACCACCGAGTATCGGCGATCCGTCACGAGCATCTGTCACATTCGCGGTGAAGACTATCGCTTCGCCCCAGATCGGGTAGACCGGGTTATTACTCAATTCTATGGCAACGGGGACCGGCGAGAGGACTATATCGGCAGTCACAGTCTTATTGAAATGCAGATATTTGGACGCATTCACATCAAAGATGTATGTCCCGGCCACCAGACCCGTAGTGTCTATTGTCAGATTGTATACACCGTCACCCAATTCAGTCAATGTGTAAGAAGTGCCATGCTGAGAACCCCAATTGGTCTTGACATCTGCATTGATGATACCAAGTCCCGACTTGATATTTATAAATGTAATATTCACTTGAACCATGTCACCAGAGTAATAGGTCACACCAGAGGGGACAACCACTGAGAGAACAGTGGCAACAGGATTGACAATGATACTATACCTGATATTGGTGTGATTCTGATAATACGGTGAGCCAGTAATACTGACGTTCACAGAGAAATAGTATCTGCCAGTTGAAACAAATGTACTCGTGTTGACACGGACCTCATATGTACCATCGTTGTTGTCAATGAACCATGCTTGAATCGGGGTCGTGTTTAGACATGCCACGGTAAATGTGGCACCAGTTATCCCTACAGAAGTGGAATAATCGCTGAATTCAATGAGCGCCGTGGCATTATAGTAAATATCACTTGGGGGAGTTGAGACAACTGCAACTTGAGTTGCACGTCTAGTAATGGTCACCTCTGTAGAAGTTGTAGAATTGGAATAGTATGGTGATGAATCGCCCCAGTGGAAAAGTATCGTTATGGGGTGACCACTGACAAGAACGGATGTCAGATCAGTCGAATTGATTGAGATCAGATAATTATTACCGGATTGTGTCAAAGTGTACTGAGCATCCGTAATTGGAAGGCCTGAACCATGCGTCAGAATGAGAACAGACTTGTCAAGACTCACACTTGTTCCTGACAGAGAATCGGTCACGGTGATTTCAAACTCTACATTGTCCAAGAACTGAGTATTGAGGGGGGACTTCACAACAGACAATGTAACAGGTCGTCGTGAAACCTCAATCTGAACGGATATCGTTCGAGACTGATAATAAGGTGTCCCCGTGTACGATGCGGTTATGTCGATCACATATGAACCAAAATTGCCGAGCGCTTCTGTGGAAATTCGTATACGGTATTTCCCTACACCAACAACATCTACCCAGTAATTGGAATTATAGACAAGTGGTGAAGATGCAGTCGCACAAGACGCTCTAACAGTTGCACCATTTATCCCAATGTTAGTATTATCATCAAGATAGGTCACTGTCACATTCGCTTGACCAAGATATGGAGCAGGACTGGGAAGATCACTTGTCAACTGAGTCCTTCGTTCCACGATGGTGAGGTAGAAGAGGTCAGAAGCATCATCACAATGTCGTGATCCGCCATAGGTCATTGTCACATTTATTGCGAAAGTGCCAAGAGTACCAAAGGCCGTAGTGTCAAGGATCAGAGTATACGTACCATCGCCATTATCCGTTACCCAGTAATAGCCAGTCAGAGACGAATCGAGTGTTAAAGTGCCGCCATCCATCCCTGATGTGGAGAAGTCGTCAAGATCACGGTACGTGAAGAGAAGGGTCAGATTATTTGCGTACTGTATTGGTGTGAAAGCACCATGAACCAGTTCCGTATAACGTGTGCGTACTGTGATCGTCACCGCCACAGATGTTCGATTCTGATAGTATGGACTTCCCACCCATGTCACATTGACATGGAACGTATGAGTTCCGGGGGTCCATGACGATGTGTCAAGTTCCAACTGGAATTCCCCAGTAGCATCACCATCATAATATAGCGTGTAAATAATAGACTCCTGAATTGAGATGTATAGATTAGGGCTATTGAGAATGACATTACCCGAGAGAGAGTCCCTATACGTGATCGTAAGGTTGACCAGTTCATCATAGGGAGTTACCGGAAGAGGCTGCCAATTAACAATCGTCTGCCGCTGTGTCGTATACACAGTGATGATGAGAGTCTTGTTTTCATAGAGCGGAAGTTGGCCCTTTGTCCAGTTAAACCAGATTTCAAGGTCGCAGGAGATCAGGCCGCTGAGAAGGGTCGAGTTGAACTCGAAGCGATATTCGCCCGGGCTTCCAGAAGGATCGACCTCTGTAATTACCATCTTCGACTGGTCCAGAGATTGACCAGATGTGAGAACAGTCACAGTCAGATGAACATTCCCTGCGTAGAGACCGGTCGCGTTTACAATTCCCGTGTCACCAGCAACATCATAGTAGATGAGTGAGAAGGTGATGTTTTCACCATACGGTGTTGAAACCGGATTCTCACCAATGAAGATATCCGTTGGCGTGGCAGTCACAGTGACTGTCAAGTCAATAGTCTCATTTGTGTATTTCACGGTCGGTCCAGTCCAATTCGCATAGATCGTGAGATTCTTGGAACCGACTGACCCCCAAGCACTTGCAGGAATAGTGATGAGGTACTCACCCGCGGCTGAACCGTTGGTCACCGTATAGCTCAAGTCGGGTTCACTGCTCACTACATAGATAAGGACATAGTAACCAACAGCAGAACCATTCTCAATACCAGCATCCGCATCTACATCAAAATAGACCACACGAATCTCAATATTGGCAGTATAAGGTGTAGGATCAACAGGATTCTTGAGATAAAATGAGGTCAGATGAGTGCGCAGCTCTAGGTCTATATTGAAGGTATGATTTTGTGCTGCTGCACGCTCGACCTTCACCTCAAGAACATACGTACCAAGAGTGTCATCTGAATACGAGTGAACAGTCACATTATAGACTCCAGGGTCGGTGGTCTCAACTACTGTGTAATAGCCATGACTGCCGGTCCAATTCAACGAGATAGCACTCTCATATCCTGTGATCGGCGTATCATGGTCTGTATCAGTATAGGTGATGGTGAATGATGTGATATAACCGACTGGAAGAGAGAGATGACTGGTCGAGGGTATGGCCGAGGTATGCAGTTCACGGATTTGAACTGAGAGAACGATCGTACGCGATTCTACATAGTCTTTGGTGGATGTGATCTCGACCGTGTATGTTCCTATTGAAACGCTATTGGTGCTGAGCGTAAGGGTATAATGACCATCACTTCCTCCAACAGGAGTCACGGTATAGGAACCCAGCGTCCAATTACAGGTGATACTTGCCCCAGTGATCCCGTTGCCAAGTTGATTCTCATAGTAGAGAGCTAGCTCGGCATCATAGCCCTGTGGCACATCAACACCCGGAGCATCTGAGGACAAGAGATTGCTGGTGAATATGACATTGAGCCTAAATGTCCGTGCTAACGAATCATAGTACGTCTTGCTCCAGCTCAGGGACACATCAACAGGCCCGTTACTGGCCAGCTTGCTCGTGTTCAATGCAATACTGTATTCACCAGTACCAAGATCGTTCATTGGACCTGAACCCGCAGGCCACGAGTACGTCATGGTGCCGCCGGGGAGTAGATCACCATTGTCAGAATCATTAACGCGCACTTGAAGAAGCACAACGTCGCCGTATGTCACATTGACCTCCCAAGTGGACACGCCTTCAACAGGATACTTGACAAACATACCAGTAGCGTGTTGGATCTCAAAGCCACGCCTGAAGAAGCCGACATTGTGCACCGTACCACCGGACACTTTGTCCGTCACATAGGCCTGAACCTCCCACGATCCGACGGGAGCTGTTGCGGGGTCGAGCGTGACGGATCCTGTTGTCGCGTGGCCAGTACCGTCAACGGTCGCCTGCAGCGTAGTCCAAACTGCCCCTGTAGAATCATAGAGCGTGAAGTTGACCACGTCATTTGCATAGCTTGTGGGCAGAGTTGCACGGAACTGTGTCACATCATTTGCCCTGAAAGTTGTAGTACGAATCCATTGACTGCCATCCCAGACTTCAAGATCAGTAATGATGTTTGGAGAGCTCCCTTTTAGATACCAGAAGCCATTCAAAGAGGTCGTAGTGATCTCATACGCTGAAACATTAAGTAATCCATCCCCAGGATCACCATAGCTCCAGCCAGACGTGAGATTTGTCAGTCGATGAGACGGTTCTCCCACATGATAGATGTCCCGTGTCGTTGGTAATGACACATTGAAGAAGTACCGTGACTCGTAGCCCCCAGGAACAGCGGCATAATGATTAGTGGCCCATTCGACATCAGAGGCGTTAGTGACCGTATAGGCATCACCTCTTTCAAATGTGCCAGTATTTTCTACCGTTTCCACATTATACCGTCGTGCAAAGACCGTGACATTTGTGTCGATCTCAACCGTGATATCAAGATCAGGAGAGGGCGGGAATGGACTCGGTGTCCAACTGAAGTTTGCATAGGCCTTACCATTACTCCAAGGAGCGGCAGGAGTGTATGATGCGGTCCCCTGCCCCCAGAGAGTAGTAGAACCCTGAACGATATTCGCCACATCGACCCCGTTCATCTTTAGATTGACCTGTGAAGGTGTCGCCTTTGCCTTAATGTAGATAACAATATTGTCCAGCCTGCCTTCTGGAAGAATGTCATTGCTTCGATACCATTCACTTTGAGTGACGCGCAGGCCAGCCATTATATTTAGATTAGGTAATGAGATTGAGCTATAATCAACAGGTACTAGCCCTGAGGAATACCATGTATTGTCGTCGTCAATATAATCAAATTTTGAACTCCATAGATAAGAACCACCAAAATCAGGATCACCAACGGACACGAAGAGCTCAAAGAAACCGGTCATATAAGAGCCCCATCCACGACAATCAGCATAGTAATCTAACGAAACACCCATCCATGTGATATCACCACGATCCACGTTTATCGTCTGATTCACAAAAGCCTTCTCACCCGGGTTATACCAGAAGCCGTAAAGATCGCTTGGATTCCTGTGATAATAACCACCAATCTGAAAGATTGGAGCAGCATTACCAGTCCCATGAGCGTCTTGATCCCAAGTGACGGATTTCCGGGAGGTCCCACCCCGCTCAACAGCATAGACGTAACCCGAACTATTAACAGCAATACCATAAAGAATTCTGAAATTGCCATTACCAGTACCATCAGTTCCCCAGTTACCTTGATAACTACCAGTTGAACTGAAGTATTGTATTCGGTCATTGCCCATATCAGCCACATAGATAATCCCTCCAGAACTCACGCTCACACCAATTGGATTCCTGAAATAGCCAGTTGAACCGGAGCCTCTATAGTTACCACCTGAACCAACTAGGCTCTGATAGCTGCCAGTTGCAGAAAATCGCTGCACACGATTATATGTCGTGTCAGCAACAATGACTTCACCATTATTCTGATTGACCGCAATTCCAGTTGGATCATTGAACGAGCCAGTACCAGTTCCCTGCGATCCCCAAGTTCCTTGATAGTTACCATTAGCATCAAAATATTGCACGCGGTCATTGCCCATATCTGTGACATAGACATAACCGTTGGAGTTTCGGATTGCGACTCCGACTGGCTGGTGGAACTGCCCTGTACCAGTGCCTGTGGATCCCCACTCGCCAATATAATTTCCAGAGGGGTCAAAGATCTGAATTCGGTCATTGCCCATATCTGCAACATACACTCGGCCATTGGTTGCAATAGCGATCCCCATGGGCATATTGAACTCCCCATGGTCAGTACCACGAGTGCCCCATTGGGTCACAAAATTGCCGTTCATGTCGAAGACCTGGACCCGATGATTACCGGTGTCCGTCACGTAGACATACCCCGAGGAGTTGATGGCCACGCCCCAAGGATCAATGAACTGACCAGAGCTTGTACCTCGTGATCCCCACTGCCCCTCGTATGTACCACCTGTACTAAAGAACTGTACGCGATTGTTCCCGGTCCAGTAGCCTTCAGTGTAGTTAGTATTATAGTCCCAAGTTGATTGTGTCGAGAACCCGTAGTTGTTCAGCCAAGTCCTATTTTCTGTAATGTCGGTCACTCGCGCATCGACCTGATACCCCTCCCAATTTTCACCGAGGGGCACCGATTGGTTCGAAGTGGTTGTCGTCTGTGACCCTGAATCATATTGCATAGATAGGCTTGAGAATGTGTCCGTTCGCTCACCATATTCAGCAACTATCAACGGATCCCCTGAACCAGTCTGCGAGGTCGGAGCCTGCGAGATCACATACTTGTAGAGGATCTCATCGGGACCCACCTTAATGGTATCCCCATTCCCAAGATCAACGGTCCGCGTTCCATCATCGGACTCGCCTGTGGAGCTTGGGATTGTCATAGTTGGAATGTTAGCTGACACCAGTAGTAGCATTGGTATCAAAATGGCGACAAAGTAAATGGACTTGGCTAATCTCATCTTCTTTCCTCCGTCTACACAGTATGCCTCCATAGAGGCTCCCAACCGCGTGTACTCGGATTCTCGTCTCACTGTTCACTGGGAAATTCACCCTAAAAAAGATACTTGCCCTTCTTGGTTCCATAAATAGACGTGTCTGACGAAAAATTTGAGGTTAAAAAAATAGGCGGGCCGTTCGGTTTTTTGACTTAAACCAGACGCCTCCGCCTATGGAGAATAATTATTACCACACAGATCACAGCCGCGATTGAACCAATGATCAATATGAACTCGAGTTGTAACGGGGGAGATGGCACACCAGTCGCTCCATCACTCACAAGAGTGGCAGATAGTGAGGCCTCATTGAGTCCTCGATCAAGAGCAGTAATCAGCATAGTGACCGAGTGAACGCTCGTAGAGAGAGCATCGAAGGAAGCAACCCATCTTCCGTTCTCGAAGGTACAGTTCTTGGTCACGACCACCGAATCCACGGTGAGTTGGATCTCTACCGAGAGCACAGAACTATCGGCATCAGTGACTTGAACTTGAATTACAAAGTCATCGTAGACAGAATTATCGGAGATCATATCCCAGCTGACTATCGAGGGGGGTGTCGAGTCCTGCTTGGTGATTGGAATGATATCAGTCCACATCTTTGCTTTGAGGAGCAACTGGTATGCAGCGGACCAGTCCATTGAATTCAGAGCAGAGAGCCCATGATTCAGATATTTCGAGGCAGTCTGATATGCAGTCCATGCCCGAGTCTCGTTTTCGTCACTCACACTATTCCACGTAGTTTCAAGATCCTTAGCAACTTTCACGATCATCTGGTCAAGATACGTGCTCTGCGCCCAGTTCTGATCATAGACCGACGTACCGTTATGAAAACTGAAGTAACCCATTGGTGATGATGAGAAGTCCCCT
It contains:
- a CDS encoding 6-bladed beta-propeller, encoding MRLAKSIYFVAILIPMLLLVSANIPTMTIPSSTGESDDGTRTVDLGNGDTIKVGPDEILYKYVISQAPTSQTGSGDPLIVAEYGERTDTFSSLSMQYDSGSQTTTTSNQSVPLGENWEGYQVDARVTDITENRTWLNNYGFSTQSTWDYNTNYTEGYWTGNNRVQFFSTGGTYEGQWGSRGTSSGQFIDPWGVAINSSGYVYVTDTGNHRVQVFDMNGNFVTQWGTRGTDHGEFNMPMGIAIATNGRVYVADMGNDRIQIFDPSGNYIGEWGSTGTGTGQFHQPVGVAIRNSNGYVYVTDMGNDRVQYFDANGNYQGTWGSQGTGTGSFNDPTGIAVNQNNGEVIVADTTYNRVQRFSATGSYQSLVGSGGNYRGSGSTGYFRNPIGVSVSSGGIIYVADMGNDRIQYFSSTGSYQGNWGTDGTGNGNFRILYGIAVNSSGYVYAVERGGTSRKSVTWDQDAHGTGNAAPIFQIGGYYHRNPSDLYGFWYNPGEKAFVNQTINVDRGDITWMGVSLDYYADCRGWGSYMTGFFELFVSVGDPDFGGSYLWSSKFDYIDDDNTWYSSGLVPVDYSSISLPNLNIMAGLRVTQSEWYRSNDILPEGRLDNIVIYIKAKATPSQVNLKMNGVDVANIVQGSTTLWGQGTASYTPAAPWSNGKAYANFSWTPSPFPPSPDLDITVEIDTNVTVFARRYNVETVENTGTFERGDAYTVTNASDVEWATNHYAAVPGGYESRYFFNVSLPTTRDIYHVGEPSHRLTNLTSGWSYGDPGDGLLNVSAYEITTTSLNGFWYLKGSSPNIITDLEVWDGSQWIRTTTFRANDVTQFRATLPTSYANDVVNFTLYDSTGAVWTTLQATVDGTGHATTGSVTLDPATAPVGSWEVQAYVTDKVSGGTVHNVGFFRRGFEIQHATGMFVKYPVEGVSTWEVNVTYGDVVLLQVRVNDSDNGDLLPGGTMTYSWPAGSGPMNDLGTGEYSIALNTSKLASNGPVDVSLSWSKTYYDSLARTFRLNVIFTSNLLSSDAPGVDVPQGYDAELALYYENQLGNGITGASITCNWTLGSYTVTPVGGSDGHYTLTLSTNSVSIGTYTVEITSTKDYVESRTIVLSVQIRELHTSAIPSTSHLSLPVGYITSFTITYTDTDHDTPITGYESAISLNWTGSHGYYTVVETTDPGVYNVTVHSYSDDTLGTYVLEVKVERAAAQNHTFNIDLELRTHLTSFYLKNPVDPTPYTANIEIRVVYFDVDADAGIENGSAVGYYVLIYVVSSEPDLSYTVTNGSAAGEYLITIPASAWGSVGSKNLTIYANWTGPTVKYTNETIDLTVTVTATPTDIFIGENPVSTPYGENITFSLIYYDVAGDTGIVNATGLYAGNVHLTVTVLTSGQSLDQSKMVITEVDPSGSPGEYRFEFNSTLLSGLISCDLEIWFNWTKGQLPLYENKTLIITVYTTQRQTIVNWQPLPVTPYDELVNLTITYRDSLSGNVILNSPNLYISIQESIIYTLYYDGDATGEFQLELDTSSWTPGTHTFHVNVTWVGSPYYQNRTSVAVTITVRTRYTELVHGAFTPIQYANNLTLLFTYRDLDDFSTSGMDGGTLTLDSSLTGYYWVTDNGDGTYTLILDTTAFGTLGTFAINVTMTYGGSRHCDDASDLFYLTIVERRTQLTSDLPSPAPYLGQANVTVTYLDDNTNIGINGATVRASCATASSPLVYNSNYWVDVVGVGKYRIRISTEALGNFGSYVIDITASYTGTPYYQSRTISVQIEVSRRPVTLSVVKSPLNTQFLDNVEFEITVTDSLSGTSVSLDKSVLILTHGSGLPITDAQYTLTQSGNNYLISINSTDLTSVLVSGHPITILFHWGDSSPYYSNSTTSTEVTITRRATQVAVVSTPPSDIYYNATALIEFSDYSTSVGITGATFTVACLNTTPIQAWFIDNNDGTYEVRVNTSTFVSTGRYYFSVNVSITGSPYYQNHTNIRYSIIVNPVATVLSVVVPSGVTYYSGDMVQVNITFINIKSGLGIINADVKTNWGSQHGTSYTLTELGDGVYNLTIDTTGLVAGTYIFDVNASKYLHFNKTVTADIVLSPVPVAIELSNNPVYPIWGEAIVFTANVTDARDGSPILGGTVNIQIHGDNYSMTDVGGGLYNVTVPSKTYNAGVYTVSLHFTKTNHEVRDMDVEFRLGKVPATISLALSSLSVVNGQTIAVEAVYALASNGSVISVGTLVFSWSGGNGTLTWNASQGKYLGTLTVTDVPVGNYQVLVQAVSTNYRSSSTQVSLEVREISTDMMPYHSISKISAVYGDMINITVYLNNTDLNAPVVDATVVYGVGPLIGNLSPAVEPGYYTALIDTSALDVQNWVITVSSSKSAHTPATTQFLLTVESIPTRVIVYDALVEVYYGTNATFTFVFWDDYNNQGINGSTASFELGSITGVLEDLNNGTYVLSIDSTSVSAGPLGYDVFVSFQKPRHKSGFTLVKLVVRPRPTALEGPYEIDFPVGDDYTILFTFRDTLTGQLITGATAAAIWEFGAVSLTPLANGSYRFGPTETEASRLSIRSTPYLIRISLTKGNYSAATSQVSLTIRTIRTKLLVTPPPVTLYDGEEFVVRVTYWDEDHNVAIPGAMNSTADTTADAVPELTRDFGNGTYEFGFVGHGIKAFDINIVLSKSDYATSEYSLAVYTIMTPEQQSLYTGIGWLAAAIFLLSGFGALYIKVLSVPKMLRIIIAMWKKVRKGGVPEKPKVRTRREMLLDEMNADLASVRITKTMEDVALSTVDISALDVEALLEELAAIVGLTEKDLETLRTDLEKMRPSERAGFVQEVIRQERARRARDLAEAAEEVPPEELTRKLTEDELAHLREQLLSLGIDESEVDILVEQAQNLTKAEIDALLDQLKEGGME